The following coding sequences are from one Melospiza melodia melodia isolate bMelMel2 chromosome 2, bMelMel2.pri, whole genome shotgun sequence window:
- the SPRYD7 gene encoding SPRY domain-containing protein 7: MAASVFCCFSWCRDGGAGHIPLKEMPAVHLDTQRMGTDVVIVKNGRRICGTGGCLANAPLHQNKSYFEFKIQSTGIWGIGVATQKANLNQIPLGRDIHSLVIRNDGALYYNNEEKNRLPANSLPQEGDVVGITYDHVELNVYLNGKNMHCPASGIRGTVYPVVYVDDSAILDCQFSEFYHTPPPGFEKILFEQQIF; this comes from the exons ATGGCCGCCTCCGTGTTCTGCTGCTTCTCCTGGTGCCGGGATGGCGGCGCTGGGCACATTCCGCTCAAGGAGATGCCGGCCGTGCACCTGGACACGCAGCGCATGG GAACGGATGTCGTCATTGTTAAAAATGGCAGAAGAATATGTGGCACGGGAGGATGCTTAGCAAATGCACCTTTGCATCAGAACAAGAGTTATTTTGAGTTTAAAATCCAGTCCACAG GGATTTGGGGTATAGGAGTTGCAACCCAGAAAGCAAACTTGAATCAAATACCACTTGGTCGAGATATCCACAGTCTGGTGATAAGAAATGATGGAGCTCTCTACTATAACAATGAGGAGAAAAATAGGCTACCAGCAAACAGCCTTCCTCAGGAGGGTGATGTGGTG GGCATTACATATGACCATGTAGAATTAAATGTATATTTAAATGGCAAGAACATGCATTGCCCAGCTTCAGGAATCAGGGGGACTGTCTATCCAGTGGTCTATG TTGATGACAGTGCCATTCTGGATTGTCAGTTCAGTGAATTTTATCATACACCTCCACCTGGGTTTGAAAAGATCCTCTTTGAGCAACAAATCTTCTGA